A single genomic interval of Corylus avellana chromosome ca10, CavTom2PMs-1.0 harbors:
- the LOC132162965 gene encoding disease resistance protein RUN1-like, protein MGIEWIKERIEGKKVLIVLDDVDQVKQLQALVGIRFGQGSRVIATTRDEQILTQLGVHKKYKVEELNNWESLRLFSHHAFKKGHLTDDYKDLSIRAVEYAGGIPLALEVLGCFLNGMSVFEWKSELEKLQSFPHEDIQNILRLSFKSLDYYAKKTFLDIACFFIGMDKEYAIRILHGCGFFPYIDLSLLIQRSLMTIDVQNKLRMHDLIRDMGRDIVCEMSLGDLGQLSRLWFHEDVLNVLRNEKGLKAVEGLTLNLPALEDVQLKTKAFAKMKNLRLLEINGASLIGCYKHLSKELRWLCWLKCPLKVLPQDFHLENLVVLDMQYSSVEQIWKDDRVLNKLKVLNLSYSKNLTKSPNFLRVPHLELLILEGCINLVELHESIGHLKGLVLLNLNGCKNFKKLPRSIYTLKTLERLNLSGCLKLDKLPEKFENMTSSKELVIHRTAIKQLPSSFGLSMNIKGGSLPGCKGQFLESQFSSFSSWISPKNINPISLLRASVFRFGNLGRLGLSNCSFSEDEILNDIGSLSSLQGLDLSENNFRKLPDCVSSLPKLQYLYLEKCKSLLSISELPANVEALNASGCPKLKTLSISRSSQLASLHLTDCCNLDEIEDLRLDPDLFINLFDSYNLSRKFRTRLLQCPPTQCNICHRVILLPCVPGEEGGIPSWFSHQRIGSSISFHVPSPAEGAIRVLLICIVYAKQKELDLPMKESYMPMTEIKVMIHNKKRDHRQVLLPSLFLYSVSMSDHLLLFRWPVVKNKVVVLGSPDKIIEFVEKVEMEVSFELCSWVEVKKCGVHIVVDESKTGSSGVLAVMDTTVDDQHVIVPNIKWMRQSLTMHEFIAQVCDIWVKVKVGYVETGEACEEWRTRHMYSLFIEGKCWRGHSPQTTAVCDQKECRELGTVERLEISWLLHTSTSLVQFWLFNTIVSL, encoded by the exons ATGGGAATAGAGTGGATTAAGGAAAGAATTGAGGGCAAAAAAGTTCTTATTGTTCTGGATGATGTGGATCAAGTGAAGCAACTACAAGCATTAGTTGGAATACGGTTTGGTCAAGGAAGTAGAGTCATTGCAACAACTAGAGATGAACAGATACTTACTCAACTTGGagtacataaaaaatataaggtGGAAGAATTGAATAATTGGGAGTCTCTTCGACTTTTCTCCCATCATGCCTTTAAGAAGGGCCATCTTACAGATGATTACAAGGACCTTTCAATTAGGGCAGTAGAGTATGCTGGAGGAATTCCATTAGCTCTTGAGGTTTTGGGGTGTTTTCTAAATGGAATGAGTGTTTTTGAATGGAAAAGcgaattagaaaaattacaaagttTTCCTCACGAGGatattcaaaatattcttaGATTAAGCTTTAAATCACTAGACTACTATGCAAAGAAGACATTTCTTgatattgcatgtttctttATTGGTATGGACAAAGAATACGCCATCAGAATACTTCATGGTTGTGGTTTTTTCCCATATATTGATCTTAGTCTTCTCATTCAGAGGTCTCTCATGACAATTGATGTACAAAATAAGTTGAGGATGCATGATCTCATTCGAGATATGGGAAGAGATATTGTTTGTGAAATGTCACTTGGTGATCTTGGACAACTTAGCAGGTTGTGGTTTCATGAGGATGTATTAAATGTACTAAGAAATGAAAAG GGATTGAAAGCAGTAGAAGGTCTCACCCTAAATTTGCCGGCACTTGAAGATGTACAATTAAAAACTAAAGCATTTGCAAAGATGAAGAATTTGAGATTGCTTGAGATCAATGGTGCATCTTTGATAGGATGTTACAAACATCTTTCCAAAGAGCTAAGATGGCTTTGTTGGCTTAAATGCCCTCTAAAAGTTCTACCACAAGATTTTCATCTAGAGAATCTTGTTGTTCTTGACATGCAATATAGTAGTGTCGAACAAATTTGGAAGGATGACAGA GTACTCAACAAGTTGAAAGTTCTTAATCTCAGCTATTCCAAAAATCTTACCAAATCACCCAACTTCTTGCGAGTCCCACATCTGGAGTTACTAATACTTGAAGGTTGCATAAACTTGGTTGAGTTGCATGAGTCTATTGGACATCTAAAAGGTCTTGTTTTGCTGAATTTAAATGGATGCAAGAACTTTAAGAAACTTCCAAGAAGTATTTATACCTTAAAAACTCTTGAAAGACTTAACTTGTCTGGTTGTTTGAAACTTGACAAGCTACCTgagaaatttgagaatatgACGTCTTCAAAAGAGTTGGTTATACATAGAACTGCTATTAAGCAACTACCATCATCCTTTGGTCTTTCAATGAATATCAAAGGAGGATCATTACCTGGATGTAAGGGTCAATTCTTAGAATCTCAGTTCTCAAGCTTCTCATCGTGGATATctccaaaaaatataaatccCATAAGCTTGCTACGAGCTTCCGTTTTCAGATTTGGTAATTTGGGAAGACTTGGTCTCAGTAATTGCAGCTTCTCTGAAGATGAGATTCTCAATGATATTGGGAGTTTATCTTCACTCCAGGGTTTGGATTTATCAGAAAACAACTTTAGAAAGCTACCTGATTGCGTCAGTAGCCTTCCTAAATTACAATACTTGTATTTAGAGAAGTGTAAATCTCTTCTTTCAATTTCAGAACTCCCTGCAAATGTAGAGGCCCTTAATGCGTCTGGCTGCCCAAAGTTGAAAACACTCTCAATTTCGCGGAGTTCACAATTAGCTAGTCTTCACCTTACTGACTGCTGCAACCTGGATGAGATTGAGGACTTACGTTTGGATCCTGATTTATTCATTAACTTGTTTGATTCCTACAATCTATCACGTAAATTTCGGACGAGGCTTCTCCAG TGTCCACCAACCCAATGTAATATATGTCACCGTGTTATTTTACTCCCTTGCGTCCCTGGAGAGGAGGGTGGGATTCCAAGTTGGTTCAGCCATCAGAGAATTGGTTCTTCAATATCCTTTCATGTTCCTTCTCCTGCGGAGGGTGCGATTCGCGTATTACTTATTTGCATTGTTTATGCAAAACAGAAAGAATTGGATCTGCCAATGAAAGAATCGTATATGCCAATGACTGAAATTAAGGTGATGATCCATAATAAAAAGAGAGACCACCGACAGGTTCTTCTCCCAAGTCTTTTTCTCTATTCTGTAAGCATGTCAGATCATTTGCTGTTATTTCGGTGGCCTgttgtaaaaaataaagtggTGGTGCTCGGATCCCCAGACAAAATAATTGAGTTTGTAGAAAAAGTGGAAATGGAGGTGTCCTTCGAGCTTTGCAGCTGGGTTGAAGTGAAGAAGTGTGGAGTTCACATAGTGGTTGATGAGTCAAAAACAGGCTCATCTGGTGTCTTGGCTGTTATGGATACTACTGTAGATGATCAG CATGTAATTGTGCCCAATATCAAATGGATGAGACAGAGCCTCACCATGCATGAATTCATTGCTCAGGTATGTGACATTTGGGTTAAAGTTAAAGTTGGATATGTGGAGACTGGAGAAGCATGTGAAGAATGGAGAACCAGACATATGTACTCATTGTTCATAGAAGGGAAATGTTGGCGAGGACACTCGCCGCAGACAACCGCCGTTTGTGACCAGAAAGAATGTCGTGAGCTTGGAACGGTGGAACGGTTGGAGATCTCTTGGCTTCTTCATACTTCAACATCACTGGTTCAGTTTTGGTTATTCAACACCATAGTgtccttgtga
- the LOC132162966 gene encoding TMV resistance protein N-like codes for MTILTYRPSSSQSRWDYDVFISFRGEDTRKNFTDHLYSALVRVGIRTFRDDEELRRGNMISKELSKAICGSRISIVVFSKGYASSRWCLDELVDILHCNKNTEDHILLPIFYNVDPLEFQNQTGTFAEAFARHEERFQTDMKRVEMWKAALSEAANCSGWDLKSVPNGYYAMDSCAFSFRF; via the coding sequence ATGACTATTCTAACATATCGGCCATCATCTTCTCAATCTCGTTGGGATTACGATGTCTTCATAAGTTTTAGAGGTGAAGATACGCGTAAGAACTTCACCGATCACCTCTATTCTGCCTTGGTGCGAGTCGGAATTCGAACCTTCCGAGACGACGAGGAGCTTCGAAGAGGGAATATGATCTCTAAAGAACTATCCAAAGCAATTTGTGGATCGAGGATTTCCATTGTGGTTTTCTCGAAAGGCTATGCTTCTTCTAGGTGGTGCCTTGATGAACTAGTGGATATCCTGCACTGTAATAAGAATACCGAAGATCACATTCTTCTTCCGATATTTTATAATGTGGATCCCTTGGAATTTCAAAATCAAACCGGAACTTTTGCGGAAGCCTTTGCTAGGCATGAAGAGCGGTTTCAGACTGATATGAAGAGGGTGGAGATGTGGAAAGCAGCTCTAAGTGAAGCTGCGAATTGTTCTGGCTGGGATCTCAAAAGTGTTCCAAATGGGTATTATGCTATGGATTCTTGTGCTTTTTCATTccgtttttaa
- the LOC132162964 gene encoding disease resistance protein RUN1-like — translation MTILTYRPSSSQSRWDYDVFISFRGEDTRKNFTDHLYSALVRVGIRTFRDDEELRRGNMISKELSKAICGSRISIVVFSKGYASSRWCLDELVDILHCNKNTEDHILLPIFYNVDPLEFQNQTGTFAEAFARHEERFQTDMKRVEMWKAALSEAANCSGWDLKSVPNGYESRFIKKIVEEVLHKVNRTHLNVAMHPIGIDSRVDDMKVLLDLEKSDVRIVGIYGMGGIGKTTLAKDIYNKICYKFEGSSCLLNIKETSRQSNGLVSLQKQLLSDILKAKNLDFCNVDMGIEWIKERIEGKKVLIVLDDVDQVKQLQALVGIRFGQGSRVIATTRDEQILTQLGVHKKYKVEELNNWESLRLFSHHAFKKGHLTDDYKDLSIRAVEYAGGIPLALEVLGCFLNGMSVFEWKSELEKLQSFPHEDIQNILRLSFKSLDYYAKKTFLDIACFFIGMDKEYAIRILHGCGFFPYIDLSLLIQRSLMTIDVQNKLRMHDLIRDMGRDIVCEMSLGDLGQLSRLWFHEDVLNVLRNEKGLKAVEGLTLNLPALEDVQLKTKAFAKMKNLRLLEINGASLIGCYKHLSKELRWLCWLKCPLKVLPQDFHLENLVVLDMQYSSVEQIWKDDRVLNKLKVLNLSYSKNLTKSPNFLRVPHLELLILEGCINLVELHESIGHLKGLVLLNLNGCKNFKKLPRSIYTLKTLERLNLSGCLKLDKLPEKFENMTSSKELVIHRTAIKQLPSSFGLSMNIKGGSLPGCKGQFLESQFSSFSSWISPKNINPISLLRASVFRFGNLGRLGLSNCSFSEDEILNDIGSLSSLQGLDLSENNFRKLPDCVSSLPKLQYLYLEKCKSLLSISELPANVEALNASGCPKLKTLSISRSSQLASLHLTDCCNLDEIEDLRLDPDLFINLFDSYNLSRKFRTRLLQCPPAQCNICHRVILLPCVPGEEGGIPSWFCHQRIGSSISFHVPSPAEGEIRVLLICIVYAKQKELDLPMKESYMPMTEIKVMIHNKKRDHRQVLLPSLFLYSVSMSDHLLLFRWPVVKNKVVVLGSPDKIIEFVEKVEMEVSFELCSWVEVKKCGVHIVVDESKTGSSGVLAVMDTTVDDQHVIVPNIKWMRQSLTMHEFIAQVCDIWVKVKVGYVETGEACEEWRTRHMYSLFIEGKCWRGHSPQTTAVCDQKECRELGTVERLEISWLLHTSTSLIVPNKRKELVTESNGIL, via the exons ATGACTATTCTAACATATCGGCCATCATCTTCTCAATCTCGTTGGGATTACGATGTCTTCATAAGTTTTAGAGGTGAAGATACGCGTAAGAACTTCACCGATCACCTCTATTCTGCCTTGGTGCGAGTCGGAATTCGAACCTTCCGAGACGACGAGGAGCTTCGAAGAGGGAATATGATCTCTAAAGAACTATCCAAAGCAATTTGTGGATCGAGGATTTCCATTGTGGTTTTCTCGAAAGGCTATGCTTCTTCTAGGTGGTGCCTTGATGAACTAGTGGATATCCTGCACTGTAATAAGAATACCGAAGATCACATTCTTCTTCCGATATTTTATAATGTGGATCCCTTGGAATTTCAAAATCAAACCGGAACTTTTGCGGAAGCCTTTGCTAGGCATGAAGAGCGGTTTCAGACTGATATGAAGAGGGTGGAGATGTGGAAAGCAGCTCTAAGTGAAGCTGCGAATTGTTCTGGCTGGGATCTCAAAAGTGTTCCAAATGG GTATGAATCAAGATTCATCAAGAAGATTGTTGAAGAAGTTTTGCATAAAGTCAACCGTACTCACTTGAATGTTGCCATGCATCCAATAGGAATAGATTCTCGTGTTGACGATATGAAAGTTTTATTAGATCTTGAAAAAAGTGACGTTCGCATTGTGGGCATCTATGGGATGGGTGGAATTGGTAAAACAACCTTAGCAAAAGatatttataacaaaatatGTTATAAATTTGAAGGAAGTAGttgtcttttaaatattaaagaaactTCAAGGCAATCCAATGGTTTAGTTTCTTTACAAAAACAACTTCTTAGTGATATCTTGAAAGCGAAGAATTTAGACTTTTGCAATGTCGATATGGGAATAGAGTGGATTAAGGAAAGAATTGAGGGCAAAAAAGTTCTTATTGTTCTGGATGATGTGGATCAAGTGAAGCAACTACAAGCATTAGTTGGAATACGGTTTGGTCAAGGAAGTAGAGTCATTGCAACAACTAGAGATGAACAGATACTTACTCAACTTGGagtacataaaaaatataaggtGGAAGAATTGAATAATTGGGAGTCTCTTCGACTTTTCTCCCATCATGCCTTTAAGAAGGGCCATCTTACAGATGATTACAAGGACCTTTCAATTAGGGCAGTAGAGTATGCTGGAGGAATTCCATTAGCTCTTGAGGTTTTGGGGTGTTTTCTAAATGGAATGAGTGTTTTTGAATGGAAAAGcgaattagaaaaattacaaagttTTCCTCACGAGGatattcaaaatattcttaGATTAAGCTTTAAATCACTAGACTACTATGCAAAGAAGACATTTCTTgatattgcatgtttctttATTGGTATGGACAAAGAATACGCCATCAGAATACTTCATGGTTGTGGTTTTTTCCCATATATTGATCTTAGTCTTCTCATTCAGAGGTCTCTCATGACAATTGATGTACAAAATAAGTTGAGGATGCATGATCTCATTCGAGATATGGGAAGAGATATTGTTTGTGAAATGTCACTTGGTGATCTTGGACAACTTAGCAGGTTGTGGTTTCATGAGGATGTATTAAATGTACTAAGAAATGAAAAG GGATTGAAAGCAGTAGAAGGTCTCACCCTAAATTTGCCGGCACTTGAAGATGTACAATTAAAAACTAAAGCATTTGCAAAGATGAAGAATTTGAGATTGCTTGAGATCAATGGTGCATCTTTGATAGGATGTTACAAACATCTTTCCAAAGAGCTAAGATGGCTTTGTTGGCTTAAATGCCCTCTAAAAGTTCTACCACAAGATTTTCATCTAGAGAATCTTGTTGTTCTTGACATGCAATATAGTAGTGTCGAACAAATTTGGAAGGATGACAGA GTACTCAACAAGTTGAAAGTTCTTAATCTCAGCTATTCCAAAAATCTTACCAAATCACCCAACTTCTTGCGAGTCCCACATCTGGAGTTACTAATACTTGAAGGTTGCATAAACTTGGTTGAGTTGCATGAGTCTATTGGACATCTAAAAGGTCTTGTTTTGCTGAATTTAAATGGATGCAAGAACTTTAAGAAACTTCCAAGAAGTATTTATACCTTAAAAACTCTTGAAAGACTTAATTTGTCTGGTTGTTTGAAACTTGACAAGCTACCTgagaaatttgagaatatgACGTCTTCAAAAGAGTTGGTTATACATAGAACTGCTATTAAGCAACTACCATCATCCTTTGGTCTTTCAATGAATATCAAAGGAGGATCATTACCTGGATGTAAGGGTCAATTCTTAGAATCTCAGTTCTCAAGCTTCTCATCGTGGATATCtccaaaaaacataaatccCATAAGCTTGCTACGAGCTTCCGTTTTCAGATTTGGTAATTTGGGAAGACTTGGTCTCAGTAATTGCAGCTTCTCTGAAGATGAGATTCTCAATGATATTGGGAGTTTATCTTCACTCCAGGGTTTGGATTTATCAGAAAACAACTTTAGAAAGCTACCTGATTGCGTCAGTAGCCTTCCTAAATTACAATACTTGTATTTAGAGAAGTGTAAATCTCTTCTTTCAATTTCAGAACTCCCTGCAAATGTAGAGGCCCTTAATGCGTCTGGCTGCCCAAAGTTGAAAACACTCTCAATTTCGCGGAGTTCACAATTAGCTAGTCTTCACCTTACTGACTGCTGCAACCTGGATGAGATTGAGGACTTACGTTTGGATCCTGATTTATTCATTAACTTGTTTGATTCCTACAATCTATCACGTAAATTTCGGACGAGGCTTCTCCAG TGTCCACCAGCCCAATGTAATATATGTCACCGTGTTATTTTACTCCCTTGCGTCCCTGGAGAGGAGGGTGGGATTCCAAGTTGGTTCTGCCATCAGAGAATTGGTTCTTCAATATCCTTTCATGTTCCTTCTCCTGCGGAGGGTGAGATTCGCGTATTACTTATTTGCATTGTTTATGCAAAACAGAAAGAATTGGATCTGCCAATGAAAGAATCGTATATGCCAATGACTGAAATTAAGGTGATGATCCATAATAAAAAGAGAGACCACCGACAGGTTCTTCTCCCAAGTCTTTTTCTCTATTCTGTAAGCATGTCAGATCATTTGCTGTTATTTCGGTGGCCTgttgtaaaaaataaagtggTGGTGCTCGGATCCCCAGACAAAATAATTGAGTTTGTAGAAAAAGTGGAAATGGAGGTGTCCTTCGAGCTTTGCAGCTGGGTTGAAGTGAAGAAGTGTGGAGTTCACATAGTGGTTGATGAGTCAAAAACAGGCTCATCTGGTGTCTTGGCTGTTATGGATACTACTGTAGATGATCAG CATGTAATTGTGCCCAATATCAAATGGATGAGACAGAGCCTCACCATGCATGAATTCATTGCTCAGGTATGTGACATTTGGGTTAAAGTTAAAGTTGGATATGTGGAGACTGGAGAAGCATGTGAAGAATGGAGAACCAGACATATGTACTCATTGTTCATAGAAGGGAAATGTTGGCGAGGACACTCGCCGCAGACAACCGCCGTTTGTGACCAGAAAGAATGTCGTGAGCTTGGAACGGTGGAACGGTTGGAGATCTCTTGGCTTCTTCATACTTCAACATCACTG attGTACCCAACAAGAGAAAAGAGTTGGTTACTGAATCAAATGGAATTCTATAA
- the LOC132162963 gene encoding disease resistance protein RPV1-like translates to MDTTSFPTLSDGEKSSWDHDVFLSSKGEDTRKKFTDHLYTALKQVEICTFRDDEGLERGENISSELLNVIRRSRISIVVFSKGYASSTWCLDELPEIVHYKNTTLLPIFYHVDPLDVQKQLRTFAEAFAKHVEYESRFIKAIVEEVLCKVDPYRLDVAEHPIGIESRIHHIKDLLNLETNDVRIVGIYGMDRRSKTTLAKAIYNEIHFTFEGSSFLSNVKERSEKPNGLIGLQKQLFDDILKMNLKSVNADRGISIIQERICGKRVLVILDDVDDFGNLHVLVKKHWLGCGSKIIITTRDEHLLTQLEVDERYEVEKLNEWESLQLFNWHAFKMTYPNPNRDCVELSIEVVAYAGGLPLALECYNVEELLEQLGNMTTLKTLKAGLTAIKQLPSSFNLLKNLETLEFFGCECLIKSPKFSEASHLKELTFGDKTAIEQLPSSLGDLSNLNVLKLPGFGGPSSSWISPNSSNRMSLLSISELWSLTELDLSERNLTEDEFSEFECLSSLERTYLSRNNFRNLPSCISRLPKLKYLHLSECTSLQSISLPRNVISLTANGCTSLERISILTNESSGSSDLCILDWQEKLASSFDLDNCRKLVEIQNSERL, encoded by the exons ATGGATACAACGTCGTTCCCTACACTCTCGGACGGTGAAAAGTCCAG TTGGGATCACGACGTCTTCTTGAGTTCCAAAGGTGAAGATACCCGCAAGAAGTTCACTGATCACCTCTATACCGCCTTGAAGCAAGTTGAAATTTGTACCTTCCGAGATGATGAGGGTCTTGAGAGAGGGGAAAACATCTCTAGTGAATTACTCAATGTGATTCGTAGATCAAGGATTTCTATTGTGGTTTTCTCTAAAGGCTATGCTTCTTCCACGTGGTGTCTAGATGAACTTCCAGAGATAGTGCACTATAAGAACACCACTCTTCTTCCCATATTTTATCATGTGGACCCCTTAGATGTCCAAAAACAGTTAAGAACTTTTGCAGAAGCCTTTGCTAAACATGTAGA GTATGAATCAAGATTCATCAAAGCAATTGTTGAAGAAGTTTTGTGTAAAGTGGATCCCTATCGCTTGGATGTCGCCGAACACCCAATAGGAATAGAGTCTCGTATTCATCATATTAAAGATTTATTAAATCTTGAAACAAATGACGTTCGCATTGTGGGCATTTATGGAATGGATAGAAGAAGCAAAACAACACTAGCAAAAGCAATCTATAATGAAATACACTTTACATTTGAAGGAagtagttttctttcaaacgTTAAAGAACGTTCAGAAAAGCCCAATGGCTTAATTGGTTTACAAAAACAACTTTTTGATGATATCTTGAAAATGAATTTGAAGAGTGTGAATGCTGATAGAGGAATCAGTATAAttcaagaaagaatttgtggaaaAAGGGTTCTtgttattcttgatgatgtggatgacTTTGGAAACCTACACGTGTTAGTCAAAAAGCACTGGCTTGGTTGTGGAAGTAAAATCATTATAACAACTAGAGATGAACATTTGCTAACTCAATTGGAAGTAGATGAAAGATATGAAGTAGAAAAACTAAATGAATGGGAGTCTCTTCAACTTTTCAATTGGCATGCCTTCAAGATGACTTATCCAAATCCAAATAGAGATTGTGTTGAGCTGTCGATTGAAGTAGTGGCTTATGCTGGAGGACTTCCGTTAGCTCTTGAG TGCTATAATGTTGAAGAGTTACTGGAGCAATTGGGGAATATGACGACTTTAAAAACGTTGAAAGCGGGTCTCACTGCTATTAAGCAACTACCATCCTCCTTTAACCTTCTGAAGAATCTTGAAACGTTAGAATTTTTTGGATGTGAATGTCTCATCAAATCACCAAAGTTCTCAGAAGCCTCACATCTAAAGGAACTGACATTTGGAG ACAAAACTGCTATTGAGCAACTACCATCTTCTTTGGGTGATTTGAGCAATCTCAACGTTTTAAAATTACCTGGATTTGGAGGACCATCCTCATCATGGATATCACCCAATAGCTCCAACCGCATGAGTTTGTTATCCATTTCTGAATTATGGTCATTGACAGAACTAGATCTTAGTGAGCGCAATTTGACTGAAGATGAGTTTTCTGAATTTGAATGTTTATCTTCACTTGAAAGAACGTATTTATCAAGAAACAATTTTCGTAACCTACCTAGTTGCATCAGCCGCCTTCCTAAATTAAAGTATTTGCATTTGAGTGAGTGTACTAGTCTTCAATCAATTTCACTTCCCAGAAATGTAATATCTTTGACAGCAAATGGCTGCACATCATTGGAAAGAATCTCAATTCTGACGAACGAGAGTTCAGGATCTTCTGACCTTTGCATTCTCGACTGGCAGGAGAAGCTTGCGTCATCTTTTGACCTTGATAATTGCCGCAAACTGGTTGAGATTCAAAATTCCGAGAGGTTGTGA